The Thermococcus eurythermalis genomic sequence ACGCGGAGGTAGTGGAGCGTCTCAAGGGCCTCAAGCTTGGCCATGTGCATTTCTTTCATTATTTTCTTGACTATCGAGTCCCTGAGGCCCCTCTCAGCCTTGCTCTCCGCCAGGAGCTTAATCGTCTTCGGCGGGTAAATCCTCACGAAGCCCTTCTTCTTGACGCCGGCGACGGCAACTCCGGCCGTCATCATGTCGGTGGCGTACTTCCAGAGCGAGTAGTTGCCTGTCCGCTTCGCCCTGCCAAGGTATATGTCGGCCCTGCTCAGGGCCTCGTAGGCCCTTGCTATGTCCCCTGGCTTGTAGTAGACGTAAGGCACGTTCTCGTCAATCCAGAGGAGGAGCTCGTCGGGAAACATGTCAACGCCGAGCGTCGCCATCTTTGCCCTCTTCGCGTTGTCGGTCGCGAAGACCTGAGCCAGAGCCTGGAAGACGCTCTTCTCGACGTCACGGTATGCGAGAACCTCGGCGGCGTCCTCGGCCCCGCCAGTGACCACTGTTTGAAGGTCGTTTATTGCCGCCCTCAGGTCGCCGTTCGCCCTCTTGGCTATCTCGTAGAGGATTTCCCTGGGAACAGTCTTGCCCTCGCGCTTGAGAATCCTCACGAGGGCCTTGATGATGTCCCTCTGGGTAAGGCGCTTGTATTCGACAATCTGAGCCTTGTTCCTTATCTCCTTGGGCACTTCCCAGTAGTGGTTGGCGCTCATGATTATCGGGTTCTTAGCCTTGTCGATGAGCTTCGCTATCTCGCGAGCACCGCTCGGCTCTATGTTGTCTGCCTCGTCAAGGAAGATGAGCTTCCTCCTCTTTCCGAGGATGTCCATAGTGTACGCCGCCTGGACGTAGCGCTCGACCTTCTCGTAGGTTCTCTCATCGCTCGCGTTCAGCTCGATGACCTCGAAGCCGTACTCGTTCGCTAAAGCATAGACGGTGGTCGTCTTGCCGACGCCTGGAGGTCCAGCGAGGATTAGCGCCTTCTTCTTCGGGGGGTTGCCGTGAAGCCAGGCCTCGACCCAGGCCCTCACCTGCTCTATTGCCTTCTCCTGGTTCACTATCTCGCTCAGCTTCCTCGGGCGGTATTTCTCAACCCAGGGAACCTCGGTCATGGCAATCACTTGCCCTTCTTGTCACCCATAATCGTGAACTGAGCGAGTAAAGCTTCGAGCTGTATCATCTCGTTGGCGCCTTCAACCAGGCGGAAGTTGTACTCGCCTATCTTGTCTGCCAGAGCTACCTTCTTGTCCTCCGGAATCGGCAGGTTAAACACTTCCTTGTGCATCTGAATCAGCACGTCCTCACCGCTGAGGCCCTGCTTGAGGAGTATGTCCCTCAACTTGTCCCTCGCTTTCAGGAAGTTACCCTCCAACGCTAAGGTCATCATCTCGCGAACGTCCTCCGGGCGGGCTCTGCTGGCAACGAGGAAGACGTTCTCGTCGGTTATCTTCTTGTCCAGAGCGGCCGCCGCCTGGAGGACGTTGATGGCCCTCCTCAGGTCGCCTTCGGCAACGTAGAGAATCGCCTGAAGGCCCTCCTCTGTGAGCTCAAGCCCCTCCTGCTCGGCAATGTACCTTATACGCTTCGCTATGTCCTCGTCGCTGAGGGGCCTGAAGCGGAAAATTGCACACCTCGACTGTATCGGCTCGATAATCTTGGAGGAGTAGTTGCAGTTGTGGCTGACGACGCCGTTGGATATGAAGCTGTGGTCTCTGGCGCAGGTAACGTCGTAGACGTCGAGGTAGCCGAGCTCCTCCTTCTTGATAATCCGCTCAACGACGTAGCCGTCGAGGGTTCTCTCGCGGAG encodes the following:
- a CDS encoding replication factor C large subunit, which translates into the protein MTEVPWVEKYRPRKLSEIVNQEKAIEQVRAWVEAWLHGNPPKKKALILAGPPGVGKTTTVYALANEYGFEVIELNASDERTYEKVERYVQAAYTMDILGKRRKLIFLDEADNIEPSGAREIAKLIDKAKNPIIMSANHYWEVPKEIRNKAQIVEYKRLTQRDIIKALVRILKREGKTVPREILYEIAKRANGDLRAAINDLQTVVTGGAEDAAEVLAYRDVEKSVFQALAQVFATDNAKRAKMATLGVDMFPDELLLWIDENVPYVYYKPGDIARAYEALSRADIYLGRAKRTGNYSLWKYATDMMTAGVAVAGVKKKGFVRIYPPKTIKLLAESKAERGLRDSIVKKIMKEMHMAKLEALETLHYLRVIFENNPDLAAHFVVYLDLNLKEVEFIAGDSEKAKTIWGKAMNIEKRLKERGELEERVREGLRKAREKELEEAEELEEPEEEVEESEESEELTEEELEEAEREIEPVGKKEKKPEKKKGKQATLFDFLGKK